From Desulfolucanica intricata, the proteins below share one genomic window:
- a CDS encoding nitrous oxide-stimulated promoter family protein: MLKKSPIEREKDTIRKMIILYCRGKHNSKQVLCHECQDLLEYAHKQLDRCKFGSEKTTCGKCPIHCYKPAMREKVKKVMRYAGPRMIFVHPSDAIEHMIKERRRIPKDHL; the protein is encoded by the coding sequence ATGTTAAAGAAAAGCCCCATTGAGCGGGAGAAGGATACAATCAGAAAAATGATAATCCTCTACTGTAGGGGGAAGCACAATTCAAAACAAGTCCTGTGCCATGAATGTCAGGACTTGCTGGAGTATGCACACAAGCAATTGGATAGATGTAAATTTGGCAGTGAAAAAACTACCTGCGGGAAATGCCCGATTCACTGTTATAAGCCTGCTATGCGGGAAAAAGTAAAAAAAGTAATGCGTTATGCGGGACCCCGAATGATTTTTGTACACCCGTCAGACGCTATAGAACATATGATTAAAGAAAGGCGTAGGATACCAAAAGATCACCTGTAA
- a CDS encoding DMT family transporter, which translates to MTKPVQNTGPNCWPGDLPVINPYLAVVLGVAAAAFSSIFTKLAQAPPTVIAFYRLGFTVLILTPVTLTTSRRELFSLSRRDVLIAGTAGLFLALHFAVWINSLNYTSIASSTVLVTMQPLFVISGGYIFFKERISSRGMAGAAMALLGSIIIGVNDFRIGGSALWGDFLAFSGAFFVAGYVLIGRSLRRRLSLFPYVFLVYGAAAVVLLLFSLFSHASLTSFPAMTWIWFLALAVVPTIFGHTVFNWALKYVKAAVVSVSILGESVGATVLAYFIFQQVPSILQLVGGLAIICGLYIFIKSTE; encoded by the coding sequence ATGACTAAGCCCGTACAAAATACCGGTCCAAACTGTTGGCCCGGTGATCTACCTGTTATTAATCCTTATTTAGCGGTGGTTCTGGGAGTAGCAGCTGCCGCTTTTTCATCCATTTTTACTAAATTAGCCCAAGCCCCGCCAACAGTGATTGCTTTTTACCGCCTGGGTTTTACCGTGCTTATACTTACTCCTGTAACTTTGACTACCTCACGTCGGGAGTTATTTTCCTTAAGCAGGCGGGATGTACTGATAGCCGGTACAGCCGGTTTATTTTTAGCCTTGCATTTTGCTGTCTGGATCAATTCTTTAAATTATACTTCTATTGCCAGTTCTACAGTACTGGTTACAATGCAGCCACTGTTTGTTATTAGTGGAGGATATATTTTTTTTAAAGAAAGGATTAGCAGCCGGGGTATGGCCGGGGCAGCCATGGCTTTACTCGGGAGTATCATTATAGGCGTTAACGATTTTAGAATTGGCGGCAGCGCCCTGTGGGGAGATTTCCTGGCTTTTTCCGGGGCATTTTTTGTGGCCGGTTATGTTTTAATCGGCCGCAGCTTGCGCCGGCGCCTTTCTCTTTTTCCATATGTCTTTTTAGTTTACGGGGCAGCCGCGGTAGTTTTACTGCTGTTTAGTTTGTTTTCCCATGCCTCACTAACCTCTTTCCCGGCAATGACCTGGATTTGGTTTCTGGCATTGGCCGTAGTGCCCACGATTTTCGGGCATACTGTATTTAACTGGGCTTTAAAATATGTTAAGGCAGCGGTAGTTTCGGTCAGTATTCTGGGTGAATCCGTTGGAGCTACTGTATTAGCATATTTCATTTTTCAGCAGGTCCCCAGTATTTTGCAGTTAGTTGGTGGGTTAGCAATCATTTGCGGTTTATATATTTTTATTAAATCAACTGAGTAA